DNA from Arthrobacter sp. StoSoilB19:
GAAGGCCGCGGTGACGTACTCGGACAGCGCCCATCGTGTTGCCGGGCCGGATGCTTCGGTGCAGGCGCAGGAGATGGCTGTCGCGGCTGAGGTCGGGTGTGTGCTGTCTCTGGGGCCGCGGGCCGCGTCGTCGTTCCTGGCCGCCTCCCACGCCCTGGCCACCACGCTGCCCCGGACGCTGTCGGCACTGGAAGCCGGGGACCTGTCGTGGCAGCATGCCCTGGCCATGGTTGACGAGACGGCCAGCCTTGATGCCGCCGGTGCCGCCGCACTGGAAGGGCACTTCCTGGACCCGGGCGCCCCGGACCCGGCACGGGGCTGCCCGGCCGGGCAGATGCCCGCGCACCGGTTCAGGGCCAAGGCAAGGATTTGGCGGGAACGCCACCATGCCGAGAGCATCGGAAAACGCCACGCTAAGTCCGTGGCGGATCGGCGGGTGGAGTTCCGGCCGGACCAGGACGGCACGGCCTGGCTCTCCGCACACCTGCCCGCCCACCAAGCCTTGGCCGGCTGGAACCGGCTCACCGCCCTCGCCCGGAGCATGCAGGGCCCCGACGAGCCCCGCAGCCTGCCCCAGCTCCGGGCCGACACCTTCGCCGACGCGATTCTGGGCAGCGGCACCGCAACCGGGGATGTTGAAGACGGTGAAGCAGCACATGTCCCATCGCCACGGATCCAAGCGCAGGTGCTGGTCACCGTCCCGGTGTCCTCGCTGATGGGATTGACCGATGAACCAGCCATGCTCGACAGCTACGGGCCCATCCCGCCGTCCATGGCCAGGCAACTCGTCGCCAACGGCGCCAGCTCGTTCTACCGGGTGTTGGTGGATCCGCGGGACGGGGCGCCGCTGGAGATCGGGCGGACCAGCTACAGGGTCACGGGCGCGATGCGGGCCTGGCTGCGGCTGCGGGACGGAAAATGCCCGTTCCCCGGTTGCAGCAACAATTCACTCGACAACGACGCCGACCACATCATCGCCTGGAACAACGGCGGCACCACCGGGATCTCCAACCTGGGACAACCCTGCCGAAAACACCACAAACTCCGGCACAGCACCGGCTGGACACCCACCCCGGCCACCAGGAACGAACCACCCGGCTGGACCTCACCCACCGGCCGCCATTACACGTCCGAACACCAGGATTGGGAACCACCATGGTGGCCCCAGCGGCTCAAACGGATAGTGGGACCCCCCGGAAGGTCACTCGGCGGCCCACCGGACCTTGCGTTCATTCCGCTGTCCCCGGGAGAAGAAGCCTTGGAACGGTTCCTCCACGCCCCCGTATGAGGACTGCTGCACCCCGGTCTGTTTTGGACGTGCCCCACGGATCTACTGGGCGGACTGTATGCCGGGAGCATGGCCGGAACGCGGCCCACGTCTACCCCTTGCCGCCGTTATGACCCAAGTGTTTGGCTGTTGGCATGGCTGATGAAGAGGTATCCAAGAACGTTCCTTCCGACGAGCACCTGCGGCAGGATGTCGCAGGCGGGTCGGAGGGGGAAGCCCAGGACCCACAGGACGGGCAGTTTTCCCCCGGTCAAACGAACGCCGGCCAGCAGGTGTCGGGGCTTGCCTCGGCCAGCGGTTATGGCAAGGACCTGGATCCGGAGGCCGAGCCCCACGGAAACAACCCTGTTTAGGCCGTAAACGACGGAAGAGCGCCCCCGCCTCCCCGCTGTTATCCAGCCGGGGACGCAGGGGCGCTCTGTCGCGCCATCTACACGCTGGCCTGCAGCAATCCTGCCTCTTCGGCCACCGCGTCCTCGCCCTTGTGCGGCTCGAAGCGGACGAACATGGCCTTGAAGCCGGGGGTGTTGGAGATGCGGGCCACGTTCTCCTTGTGGACCAGGGCGTTGGCCTCGGGGAAGTACGCCGCGGCGCAGCCCTTGGCAGTCGGGTAGGCCACCAACCGGAACTTGTCCGCGCGGCGGTCCACGCCCTGGAAGGTGCTGACTACGTCCACGAGTTCCCGGTCCTGGAAGCCCTGCTCGGCGAGGTCGTCGGGGTGGATGAGGATCACGCGGCGGCCGCCGGAGATGCCGCGGTAGCGGTCATCCAGGCCGTAGAACGTGGTGTTGTACTGGTCGTGGCTGCGGATGGTCTGCAGCACCAGGTGCCCCGGCGGCGGGGTGAGGTATTCCAGCGGGCTGACCGTGAACCGGCCGCGGCCGATGTCCGTGGCGAAGGAGCGGGTGTCGCGCGGCGGGTTGGGCAGCACGAAGCCGTTCCTGGTCCGGACCCGGGCGTTGAAATCCTCGAAGCCGGGCAGCACGCGGGCAATGTGGTCGCGGATCACGTCGTAGTCCTCGGCCATGGCCTTCCAGTTGACGGGGTGGTCCGGGCCGAAGGTCGCCTCGGCCATCCGCGCCACGATGACGGGCTCGGCCAGCAGGTGCTCGGACACAGGGGTCAGGCGGCCCTGGGTGGAGTGGACCACGGACATGGAGTCCTCCACCGACAGGAACTGTGCGCCGTTGGGGTGCTTGTCGTCCTTGTCGGTCCGGCCCAGGGTGGGCAGGACCAGCGAGGTGCGGCCGTGCACGATGTGGGAGCGGTTGGGTTTGGTGCTGATGTGCACGGTCAGGCCGATCCGCTGCATCCCGGCTTCCAGGGCCTTGGTGTCCGAGCAGGCGAGCGAGAAGTTGCCGCCCATCGAGACGAACACGTCCACCTCGTCGCGCTCGAACGCCTCCATGGATTCCACGGCGTCGTAGCCGTGGTGCCGGGGGGAGGTGATTCCAAACTCGCTGTCCAGGGCCTGCAGGAGCCATTCCTTGGGTTTCTCCCAGATGCCCATGGTCCTGTCGCCCTGGACGTTGGAGTGCCCGCGGACGGGGCAGGCGCCGGCGCCGGGCTTGCCGAAGTTGCCCTGCAGCAGCAGCACGTTGACCATCTCCTTGATGGTGTCCACCGAGTGTGGCTGCTGCGTCACGCCCAGCGCCCAGCAGAAGATCGAGGCCTTGGACGCCACCAGCATCGACGCCACTTTCTCGATCTGCCCACGGGACAGGCCGGTGGCCCGCTCGGTCTCGTCCCAGTCCAGAGTCCGGCGGGCTTCACGGTAGGCGTCGAATCCGTCCGTCTGCGCGGCGATGAAGGAATGGTCGACGACGGTCCCCGGGTTTTGTTCCTCGGCCGCCAGGAGCAGGTGGCCGAGCGCCTGGAACAGCGCCAGGTCCCCGCCCACCTTGATCTGCAGGTATTCGTCCGCGAGCGGGGTGCCGCCGCCCACCACGCCGGAGACGGTCTGGGGGTCCTTGAAGTTGAACAGGCCCGCCTCTGGCAGCGGGTTCACGGCCACTACCTTGCCGCCCTTGTCCTTGCATTCCTTCAGCGCGGACAGCATGCGGGGGTGGTTGGTGCCCGGGTTCTGGCCGACGACGAAGATCAGTTCGGCGTCGTGGATGTCGTCCAGGGACACCGTGCCCTTGCCGATGCCGATGGTCGGGTTCAGCGCCGAGCCGGAAGACTCGTGGCACATGTTGGAGCAGTCGGGCAGGTTATTCGTCCCGATGGACCGGGCGAACAACTGGTAGAGGAAGGCTGTCTCATTCGCGGTGCGTCCGGAGGTGTAGAAGACGCAGCGGTCCGGGGTGCTGGCCCGGATGTGCTCCCCGATCAGCTCGAACGCGTCATTCCAGGAGATGGGCGAGTAGTGCGTCTCGCCCTCCCGGATCACCACCGGTTCGGAAAGCCGGCCCTGGTTGCCCAGCCAGTACTCGGTCTTGGTGGACAGCTCGGCAATGGAGTGCCTGGCCCAGAACTCCGCACCCACGGTGCGCAGGGTGTTCTCCTCGGCCACCGCCTTGGCGCCGTTCTCGCAGAACTCGGCCGTCTTGCGCTTCTTGTCCGATTCCGGCCACGCGCAGCCCGGGCAGTCGAAGCCGCCACGCTGGTTCAACCGCAGCAGTGACTGCGCCGTGCGGGCCACCCCTGCTTGGGCGACTGCACGCTCCAGGGCAACCATGACGGCCTTGACGCCGGCGGCCTCGGTCTTGGGCTTGTGGACCTCAAGGTTGTCCTCATTGATGTCCGCGACGGGGGCGGGCTGCTTACCGAACTTCATCGTTCCAACTTCCTTACCGGCCTGTGTTGTTCGAAGGTGAGTGTTGTTCGAAGGCGAGTGGTGTTCGAGGGCCAGTGAAAAGCGCGCCGGGCCTCCCGGCGCGCCTCTCTCCGGCACGTCACCTTACTGAATGTCGCTTGCTACTGGGCTACCTTCGCCAGCGTTTCCTGCTCCGCGGCGATGGTGGTGTCCTCGCCGTGGCCGGTGCGGACCACGGTGTCTGCCGGCAGGGTCAGCAGCCGTTCGCGGATGGAGGTAAGAATGGTGGGGTAGTCGCTGTAGGACCGGCCGGTGGCGCCTGGGCCGCCGTTGAACAGCGTGTCCCCGGTGAAGACCGTCCCCTCGCTTTCCAGGTGGAAGCAGGTGGACCCGGGCGAGTGGCCGGGCGTGTGGATTGCCTTCAGGGTTGCCCCGCCCACCTGGAACACGTCGCCGTCGGAGTGGTAGTGGTCCGGTGTGGCGTCCGGGTAGACCTGCTCCCAGAGCACCAGGTCCTCCTTGTTCAGGTGGATCGGTGCGCCCAGGGCATCGGCGACCTCGCGTGCGGCACCGATGTGGTCGTTGTGCGCGTGCGTGAGCAGGATGGCCTTCACCTTCCGGCTGCGGACCTGGGCGATGATCGCGGCGGCGTCGTGCGGCGCGTCGATGATGATGCATTCCTCGTCATTGCCCACGATCCAGACGTTGTTGTCCACGTCCCAGGTGCCGCCGTCGAGCGAAAATGTGCCGGAGGTGACCAGGTTTTCGATGGTGACGCTCATGCGGACGCTCCCGCCGGCTGGACCTCGACGACGGAGCGCAGCACCTTGCCCTCGTGCATCTTGCCGAACGCTTCCTCCACCTGGTCGATGGTGATCCGCTCGGACACGAAGGCATCCAGGTCCAGGTTGCCCTGCTTGTAGTGCGAGACGAGCATCGGGAAGTCGCGGGAGGGCAGGCAGTCGCCGTACCAGGAGGACTTCAGCGACCCGCCGCGGCCAAAAACATCCAGCAGCGGCAGTTCCAGCGTCATCTCCGGCGTCGGCACACCCACAAGGACCACGCGGCCGGCAAGGTCGCGGGCGTAGAAGGCCTGCTTGTACGTTTCAGGGCGGCCGACGGCGTCAATCACCACGTCCGCTCCGTGGCCTCCGGTGAGTGCACGGATGGCTTCCACGGCGTCCTCCCGGCGCGAGTTCACGCCATGGGTGGCACCGAGCGACTTGGCCATGTCGATCTTGTTGTCGTCGATGTCCACGGCGATGATCGTCGTGGCACCGGCCAGCCTGGCCCCGGCGACCGCAGCGATGCCCACGCCGCCGCAGCCAATGACGGCCACGGATTCCCCGCGCTTGACCTCGCCGGTGTTGATCGCGGCGCCGATGCCGGCCATGATGCCGCAACCCAGCAGGCCCACGGCGGCTGCGTCAACGTCCGGGTCCACCTTGGTGCACTGCCCGGCGGCGACCAGCGTCTTCTCGGCGAAGGCGCCGATGCCCAGGGCCGGCGAAAGCACGGTTCCATCCTCCAGGGTCATCTTCTGGGTGGCGTTGTGCGTGCTGAAGCAGTACTGCGGCTGGCCCTTGGCACACGCACGGCACTGCCCGCAGACGGCACGCCAGTTAAGGATGACCCGGTCGCCGGGGGCCACCGAGGTCACATCCGGGCCAACGGCACTGACCACACCCGTGGCTTCATGGCCCAGGAGGTACGGGAAGTCGTTTCCGATACCGCCCTGCTTGTAGTGCAGGTCGGTGTGGCAGACACCGCAGGTCAGGATGTCCACCAGCGCCTCGCCCGGGCCCGGATCCGGCACCAGGATGGTCTCCAACGACACCGGAGCGTCCTTCTCCCGGACAATGACAGCTTGAACCTTGTGGACCATTGTTCTTGTGTTCCTTTCCTGGACCTTGGCAGTCCGGTAAGTCGGCGACGTGTGCCAATCTAGCTGACGCAGCTGTTCAAGGACGGGGTCTTGGGCCCAACCCCTGAACAATTGCGTAATGCACAACAGAATGCACATAGCGCTACCTAGCAATATGACAGCGGCCACACCTCGTGTCAATAGATATATCAGTTGCAGGGCAGCGGGGCGATAGGCGTCCGGCATTGGCCGCCTGGGCGTTTTTGGTCGCCCGGGGCGCTCAATGGCGGCGTACGCCCCGTTATGTCCCCAAAATCTCCGGCAGTACGCTTGATGGCATGGCTTTTGAAGAATCCGCTGCCGAGCGGCGCGAAGTAACCGTCCGCCGGGCACCCAAGTACGTTCCCTTCCTGGTCCTGGGTGCGCTGGTGGGTGTTGCTGCAGCCGCAGTGGTTGCCTACGCGGTACCGGGCGATGCAACGTTCGACCCCGGCGCTGTCTTCGGATTCTTCCTGGTGATGTTTGCCGCGTGCGGCGCAATCCTGGGCGCCGCACTGGCGCTGGTCCTGGACCGCCGCAGCCTGAAGCGGCAGGACCGGGCCGTCGTGGAGGCCGTTCCCGACTCGGAGCCGGACACCGATCCCCAGGCGTAGCAAGTCACAAACGGGCGGCCGGAAAAGTCATACCCCATATCGTGAGATAATCGACCAGTGGCACGCGGCGATGGAAAACTTTCCCATGATCTTCTCCCCGGCGAAAAAGGCCCGCAGGACGCTTGCGGCGTCTTCGGCGTCTGGGCCCCAGGCGAAGAGGTAGCAAAACTTACCTATTACGGGCTGTATGCACTGCAGCACCGCGGTCAGGAGTCGGCTGGCATAGCAACCAGCGACGGCAAGCGGATCAACGTCTACAAGGACATGGGCCTCGTGTCCCAGGTCTTTGACGAGACCACGCTGAACACCCTGACCGGGCACCTGGCCGTGGGCCACTGCCGCTACTCCACCACCGGCGCCAGCCACTGGGCCAATGCGCAGCCCACCCTTGGCGCCACCGCCACCGGCACGGTGGCCCTGGCACACAACGGCAACCTGACCAACACCGCCGAGCTCAATGCCATGATCACCGAACGCAACGGCGGCCACCTCACCGGCGAAATGAAGCAGGGCAACACCTCAGACACTGCCTTGGTCACCGCCCTGCTGGAGGGCGAGCCCGGCAAGACCCTGGAAGAAACCGCCACCGAACTCCTGCCCAAGATCAAGGGCGGCTTCTGCTTCGTGTTCATGGACGAGGGCACGCTCTATGCTGCACGTGACACCTTCGGCATCCGCCCGCTGGTCCTGGGCCGGCTGGAGCGCGGCTGGGTGGTTGCCTCCGAGCAGTCCGCCCTGGCCACCGTGGGCGCCAGCTTCATCCGGGAGATCGAGCCGGGCGAGTTCATTGCCATCGACGAGGAAGGCGTGCGGTCCAAGCGGTTCGCGGAGCCGACGCCGGCAGGTTGCGTTTTCGAGTACGTCTACCTCGCGCGCCCGGACGCGGCCATCGCCGGCCGCTCCGTGTACGAGTCCCGCGTGGAGATGGGCCGCCAGCTGGCCCGCGAAAACACGCAGCAGGCGGACATCGTCATCCCCGTGCCGGAATCCGGCACCCCCGCGGCTGTTGGCTACGCCGAAGAATCCGGCATCCCGTTCGCGCACGGCTTCGTCAAGAACTCCTACGTGGGCCGTACCTTCATCCAGCCCTCCCAGACCCTGCGCCAGCTGGGCATCCGGCTCAAGCTCAACGCCCTTGAATCCGTGATCCGCGGCAAGCGTGTTGTGGTGGTGGATGATTCGATCGTCCGCGGCAACACCCAGCGCGCCATTGTGCGGATGCTCCGGGAAGCCGGCGCCGCCGCAGTGCACGTGAAGATTTCCTCCCCTCCTGTGCAGTGGCCGTGCTTCTATGGCATCGACTTCGCTTCCCGGGCCGAACTGATTGCCAACGGCGCCACCATTGAGGAGATCTCCCAAGCCATCGGCGCAGACTCGCTGGCCTACATCTCCGAGGACGGCATGATCGGTGCCACCCGCCAGCCGCGCGAACGCCTCTGCACCGCCTGCTTCACCGGCAAGTACCCCATCAAGCTCCCGGATGCGGACAAGCTGGGAAAGAACCTCCTGGAACGCACCGACCTGGGCGGCCTGAAGCCCTCCCCGTCCGCGCTTCCCGGCCAAACCGCCGCCCTGGCCGTTGACGCCACCGAGGACCCCGCTGAGAAGGCCGGGGCTACCGGCTGTGATCCGGGCCCGGACTCAGAATTCGAGAACCTGCTGACCGAAGCCGACCTTGTGCCCGACGTACCCGCCGCCACCAGCGCCGATAAGAAAGAGTCCGTATGACTTCCGTTAGCCCCGCCGCAAACAACTCCGGCATCACCTACGCCTCCGCAGGCGTGGACGTTGAAGCCGGGGACCGCGCCGTCGAGCTCATGAAGGATGCCGTCAAGGCAACCCACAACTCCTCGGTGATCGGCGGGGTGGGCGGCTTCGCCGGCCTTTACGACGTTTCCCGGCTGCTGACCTACAAGAGGCCGCTGCTGGCCACGTCCACCGACGGCGTGGGCACCAAGGTTGCCATCGCCCAGGCCATGGACATCCACGACACCATCGGGTTCGACCTTGTGGGCATGGTGGTGGATGACATCGTGGTGGTAGGCGCCGAGCCGCTCTACATGACCGACTACATCGCCTGCGGCAA
Protein-coding regions in this window:
- a CDS encoding S-(hydroxymethyl)mycothiol dehydrogenase, which codes for MVHKVQAVIVREKDAPVSLETILVPDPGPGEALVDILTCGVCHTDLHYKQGGIGNDFPYLLGHEATGVVSAVGPDVTSVAPGDRVILNWRAVCGQCRACAKGQPQYCFSTHNATQKMTLEDGTVLSPALGIGAFAEKTLVAAGQCTKVDPDVDAAAVGLLGCGIMAGIGAAINTGEVKRGESVAVIGCGGVGIAAVAGARLAGATTIIAVDIDDNKIDMAKSLGATHGVNSRREDAVEAIRALTGGHGADVVIDAVGRPETYKQAFYARDLAGRVVLVGVPTPEMTLELPLLDVFGRGGSLKSSWYGDCLPSRDFPMLVSHYKQGNLDLDAFVSERITIDQVEEAFGKMHEGKVLRSVVEVQPAGASA
- a CDS encoding HNH endonuclease signature motif containing protein, with the translated sequence MGKAAVAKAYADIRGALAVLHAEVEGHGPEPFSPADPLAGLADGCLDILAGARQVEAGFAALKAKAAVTYSDSAHRVAGPDASVQAQEMAVAAEVGCVLSLGPRAASSFLAASHALATTLPRTLSALEAGDLSWQHALAMVDETASLDAAGAAALEGHFLDPGAPDPARGCPAGQMPAHRFRAKARIWRERHHAESIGKRHAKSVADRRVEFRPDQDGTAWLSAHLPAHQALAGWNRLTALARSMQGPDEPRSLPQLRADTFADAILGSGTATGDVEDGEAAHVPSPRIQAQVLVTVPVSSLMGLTDEPAMLDSYGPIPPSMARQLVANGASSFYRVLVDPRDGAPLEIGRTSYRVTGAMRAWLRLRDGKCPFPGCSNNSLDNDADHIIAWNNGGTTGISNLGQPCRKHHKLRHSTGWTPTPATRNEPPGWTSPTGRHYTSEHQDWEPPWWPQRLKRIVGPPGRSLGGPPDLAFIPLSPGEEALERFLHAPV
- a CDS encoding MBL fold metallo-hydrolase; protein product: MSVTIENLVTSGTFSLDGGTWDVDNNVWIVGNDEECIIIDAPHDAAAIIAQVRSRKVKAILLTHAHNDHIGAAREVADALGAPIHLNKEDLVLWEQVYPDATPDHYHSDGDVFQVGGATLKAIHTPGHSPGSTCFHLESEGTVFTGDTLFNGGPGATGRSYSDYPTILTSIRERLLTLPADTVVRTGHGEDTTIAAEQETLAKVAQ
- a CDS encoding FdhF/YdeP family oxidoreductase; amino-acid sequence: MKFGKQPAPVADINEDNLEVHKPKTEAAGVKAVMVALERAVAQAGVARTAQSLLRLNQRGGFDCPGCAWPESDKKRKTAEFCENGAKAVAEENTLRTVGAEFWARHSIAELSTKTEYWLGNQGRLSEPVVIREGETHYSPISWNDAFELIGEHIRASTPDRCVFYTSGRTANETAFLYQLFARSIGTNNLPDCSNMCHESSGSALNPTIGIGKGTVSLDDIHDAELIFVVGQNPGTNHPRMLSALKECKDKGGKVVAVNPLPEAGLFNFKDPQTVSGVVGGGTPLADEYLQIKVGGDLALFQALGHLLLAAEEQNPGTVVDHSFIAAQTDGFDAYREARRTLDWDETERATGLSRGQIEKVASMLVASKASIFCWALGVTQQPHSVDTIKEMVNVLLLQGNFGKPGAGACPVRGHSNVQGDRTMGIWEKPKEWLLQALDSEFGITSPRHHGYDAVESMEAFERDEVDVFVSMGGNFSLACSDTKALEAGMQRIGLTVHISTKPNRSHIVHGRTSLVLPTLGRTDKDDKHPNGAQFLSVEDSMSVVHSTQGRLTPVSEHLLAEPVIVARMAEATFGPDHPVNWKAMAEDYDVIRDHIARVLPGFEDFNARVRTRNGFVLPNPPRDTRSFATDIGRGRFTVSPLEYLTPPPGHLVLQTIRSHDQYNTTFYGLDDRYRGISGGRRVILIHPDDLAEQGFQDRELVDVVSTFQGVDRRADKFRLVAYPTAKGCAAAYFPEANALVHKENVARISNTPGFKAMFVRFEPHKGEDAVAEEAGLLQASV
- the purF gene encoding amidophosphoribosyltransferase; this translates as MARGDGKLSHDLLPGEKGPQDACGVFGVWAPGEEVAKLTYYGLYALQHRGQESAGIATSDGKRINVYKDMGLVSQVFDETTLNTLTGHLAVGHCRYSTTGASHWANAQPTLGATATGTVALAHNGNLTNTAELNAMITERNGGHLTGEMKQGNTSDTALVTALLEGEPGKTLEETATELLPKIKGGFCFVFMDEGTLYAARDTFGIRPLVLGRLERGWVVASEQSALATVGASFIREIEPGEFIAIDEEGVRSKRFAEPTPAGCVFEYVYLARPDAAIAGRSVYESRVEMGRQLARENTQQADIVIPVPESGTPAAVGYAEESGIPFAHGFVKNSYVGRTFIQPSQTLRQLGIRLKLNALESVIRGKRVVVVDDSIVRGNTQRAIVRMLREAGAAAVHVKISSPPVQWPCFYGIDFASRAELIANGATIEEISQAIGADSLAYISEDGMIGATRQPRERLCTACFTGKYPIKLPDADKLGKNLLERTDLGGLKPSPSALPGQTAALAVDATEDPAEKAGATGCDPGPDSEFENLLTEADLVPDVPAATSADKKESV